AATGATTAGGCCACACGTATAATCAACGTCGTGACGGATTCCGACGACCTCCTCAAACTCGAGAACCAGCTGTGCTTCGCACTCGTGACCGCGGCGCGCAACGTCGTGGCGATCTACCGCCCGATCCTCGAGCCGCTCGGGCTCACGCATCCGCAGTACCTCGTGATGCTCGCGCTCTGGGAGCGTTCACCGCGCACGCTCAACGATCTCGCCGCGGATCTCGCGCTGGATCCGGCGACGGCATCGCCGCTGGTCAAGCGTCTCGAGAAGGAAGGGCTGATCGCGCGTGAGCGCAGCAGTGAGGACGAGCGACGTCTCGACATCCGACTCACCCCGATCGGGCAGCAGCTGCGGCAGCGGGCACTCGACGTTCCGCGACAGGTGATGGCAGCTGTGCACATGGACATCGAGCAGGTAGCCACCCTGCGCGACGGGTTGTCCCCATTCGCGGGTCGCAGTCCGGTCGAGAGTGTACGTACGTCCTAGCCGCTGAGGGAGAGCCGCGATGCTTCCTGAGGACGGATACAGAGCCGATGTCTGTGGCCCCTCGTAGACTTGTGCGGTGCCCATTGTCCCCGTTGCCACCCCCAGCAAACTCAGTGTCCGCGGCGCCCGCGTACACAATCTCAAGAACGTCGACATCGACATCCCTCGCGACTCGATGGTCGTGTTCACCGGCCTGTCCGGGTCCGGAAAGTCGAGCCTCGCATTCGACACGATCTTCGCCGAAGGGCAGCGTCGCTACGTCGAATCGCTGAGCGCGTACGCGCGGCAGTTCCTCGGTCAGGTGGATCGTCCTGATGTCGACTTCATCGAGGGGCTGAGCCCTGCGGTCTCGATCGACCAGAAGTCGACCAACCGCAACCCGCGGTCGACCGTCGGCACGATCACCGAGATCTACGACTACATGCGTCTGCTGTGGGCGCGCATCGGCATTCCGCACTGTCCCGAGTGCGGTGAGAAGATCCAGCGGCAGACGGTGCAGCAGATCGCCGATCAGCTCATGGAGCTGCCAGAGCGCACCCGCTACCAGATCGTCGCTCCGATCGTCTCCCAGAAGAAGGGCGAGTTCGTCGATCTGTTCCGCGAACTCGGCGCCAAGGGGTACTCGCGCGCCATCGTCGACGGAGACCTCATCCAGTTGGCCGAGCCGCCGACTCTCAAGAAGAGCTACAAGCACGACATCGCGGTCGTGGTCGACCGGCTCGTCGCGTCCGACGACATCCTCGGTCGCGTCACCGACTCCGTCGAGACCGCGCTCGGGCTCGCCGGCGGCGTCGTACAGGTCAACTTCGTGGACGAAGACGGCGACGACGCGTGGCAGTCGTACTCCG
This genomic interval from Microbacterium profundi contains the following:
- a CDS encoding MarR family winged helix-turn-helix transcriptional regulator; the encoded protein is MTDSDDLLKLENQLCFALVTAARNVVAIYRPILEPLGLTHPQYLVMLALWERSPRTLNDLAADLALDPATASPLVKRLEKEGLIARERSSEDERRLDIRLTPIGQQLRQRALDVPRQVMAAVHMDIEQVATLRDGLSPFAGRSPVESVRTS